In Castanea sativa cultivar Marrone di Chiusa Pesio chromosome 6, ASM4071231v1, a single window of DNA contains:
- the LOC142638480 gene encoding uncharacterized protein LOC142638480 yields the protein MGFGALRTLIRPLSRTLISRTSTSICSTTTPLPSTSSFSPLNSELRFALDGQAPWFPIHNRFHSLTDTRFPKRRPSQESRRKRATMKTPGPYAWVKYTPGEPILPNNPNEGSVKRRNEKKRMRLRREFILAEKKKRKAQLQEATRKKNIKRVERKMAAVARERAWAQRLAELQQLEEEKKKSMA from the exons ATGGGATTTGGAGCCCTAAGAACGTTAATTCGACCCCTATCAAGAACCCTAATATCCCGCACCTCCACTTCGATTTGCTCCACTACGACGCCGCTTCCTTCCACTTCCTCTTTCTCACCCCTAAATTCGGAGCTCCGATTCGCTTTAGATGGCCAAGCCCCATGGTTTCCGATCCACAACCGTTTCCACAGTTTGACCGACACTCGGTTCCCGAAGAGACGGCCCAGCCAAGAGTCTCGTCGCAAAAGAGCCACCATGAAAACTCCAG GGCCGTATGCTTGGGTTAAGTACACACCAGGCGAACCGATACTTCCAAATAATCCCAATGAAGGCAGCGTGAAGAGAAGGAATGAGAAAAAGCGCATGAGGCTGCGGCGTGAATTTATATTG GCAGAAAAGAAGAAACGAAAGGCTCAGCTGCAAGAGGCTACAAGGAAGAAGAACATTAAGAGGGTAGAGCGCAAAATGGCTGCTGTGGCAAGGGAACGAGCTTGGGCTCAAAGACTGGCAGAGCTGCAGCAGcttgaggaagaaaagaaaaaatccatGGCTTAA